A genomic window from Lotus japonicus ecotype B-129 chromosome 1, LjGifu_v1.2 includes:
- the LOC130736445 gene encoding uncharacterized protein LOC130736445, whose protein sequence is MKDDDKLTEELDELNVEEKDEEEYTVEENVEEKDEEDYTVECDYAEETLIDGSDATMDINNEDDILRVDLKNFCAEKISKLSFISLDVAYLFYTWYGRVNVTSRFSGATVVSC, encoded by the exons ATGAAAGATGATGATAAACTGACAGAG gAATTGGATGAGTTGAACGTggaagaaaaagatgaagaagaatatACAGTGGAAGAAAATGTggaagaaaaagatgaagaagactATACTGTGGAATGTGATTATGCAGAAGAAACACTTATTGATGGTTCTGATGCAACAATGGATATCAACAATGAAGATGATATACTAAGGGTTGATCTTAAGAATTTTTGTGCTGAGAAAATTTCAAAGTTGAGCTTCATTAGTTTGGATGTTGCGTATTTATTCTATACTTGGTATGGAAGGGTgaatgtaacatcccgattttCTGGTGCCACGGTAGTATCATGTTAA
- the LOC130736639 gene encoding ATP synthase subunit gamma, mitochondrial — MAMAAALRREGKRLAPLISPLPIRSSPISPDQTLNGFRSISTQIVRNRMKSVKNIQKITKAMKMVAASKLRAVQTRAENSRGLWQPFTALLGDATSVDVKKNVIVTVSSDKGLCGGINSTSVKISRALSKLNAGPDKETKYVILGEKAKAQLIRDSKQDILLSLTELQKNPLNYTQVSVLADDILKNVEFDALRIVFNKFHSVVQFYPTVSTVLSPEIVERETESGGMLGELDSYEIEGGDSKSEILQNLSEFQFSCVMFNAVLENACSEQGARMSAMDSSSRNAGDMLDRLTLTYNRTRQASITTELIEIISGASALEG; from the exons ATGGCGATGGCTGCTGCTCTTCGACGCGAGGGGAAGCGTTTGGCTCCTCTCATCTCTCCCCTACCAATCCGATCCTCTCCCATTTCTCC AGACCAAACCCTCAATGGATTCCGCTCCATTTCAACTCAAATTG TTCGAAACCGGATGAAGAGTGTCAAGAATATCCAGAAAATCACCAAGGCCATGAAGATGGTTGCCGCGTCTAAGCTACGCGCTGTTCAAACCAGAGCTGAAAATTCACGTGGGTTGTGGCAGCCCTTCACGGCCCTTCTGGGTGATGCTACAA GTGTTGACGTCAAGAAGAACGTCATTGTTACCGTTTCATCTGACAAAGGTCTTTGCGGTGGAATCAATTCCACATCCGTGAAGATAAGCAGGGCTTTAAGCAAATTGAATGCGG GGCCTGATAAAGAGACAAAGTATGTCATATTGGGCGAGAAAGCTAAAGCTCAGCTGATTCGTGACTCCAAGCAAGACATTCTGCTCTCATTAACTGAGTTGCAGAAAAATCCTCTGAATTACACTCAG GTGTCAGTCTTGGCAGATGACATTCTAAAGAATGTTGAGTTCGATGCATTGAGGATCGTGTTCAACAAATTTCATTCAGTTGTACAGTTTTATCCAACTGTGTCAACTGTACTATCTCCTGAG ATTGTCGAGAGAGAGACTGAATCTGGAGGAATGCTTGGGGAATTGGATTCATATGAGATTGAAGGTGGTGATTCAAAATCAGAAATTCTTCAGAATCTGTCTGAGTTCCAGTTTTCTTGT GTCATGTTCAATGCGGTGTTGGAGAATGCTTGCAGTGAGCAAGGAGCAAGGATGTCTGCTATGGACAGCTCTAGCAGGAATGCTGGGGATATGCTTGATCGTCTGACCCTCACCTATAACAG AACTCGTCAAGCATCAATTACCACTGAATTGATTGAGATTATCTCTGGAGCTTCAGCGCTGGAAGGTTAA